GGCGCTGATGTCATCGAGTTTCCGAAGTGGAAAAAGACCACCCTGCCTGTTGAACTAACAAAAGTACAATCCTATGACAGGATTCTATTTACTTCACCTGAAAGTGTAGAGGAATTTTTTTCAGCCGTGTTTGAAAAGGGAGTCGATATCCGAAAAATCCGTGCCGATTTTTTCGGAGCCTCCATTAAATCGGTGAAGGCATTAAATGAACGCGGGTTTATCGCGAAGCTTGCTGAGGAGATGCCGGAGTCAGGAGCCTTACTAATTGTCGGTGATGATAGCATATTGAAAAAAAACGATGAAAATACCGACCTTTTAGTTACTAGCAAGAAAGAGCTTGATCATCAGTTCTTGCCTATTTTTAAAAGAATGCTAGAAGAAGCTGACGTGAATACCATGGTATTCCCTAGCAGTGCCTCTGTTGAGTCATTTGTGGAAGGATTAAAGGAATGTGGTATTTATGCCTTGGAGCTATTGAAGGAATTGCAGGTTGTCAGTATGGGAAAACAAACAATGGCTGCGGTGGAAGGTGCTGGGCTTCCGATACATGGAATGCCTGGAAATGCAACGAAAGAAGCATTGGTTGAATATTTGACGGGGCAGCCTGAAGAGGAAGTGTAAGGGATGGAAGCCATTATTTATCTCGCTCACGGAAGCAAAAGGGAAGCTGCGAACGGGAAATTTATTGATTTTATTCAAAAAGTAATGCAGCAGTCTTCGGCTGCTATACAGGCCTATGGATTTCTTGAACATGCTGAACCATTGGCTGCACAGGCAATCGAAACCTGTATCGAACAAGGGGCAAGTGACATCACGGTTGTCCCTGTTTTCTTATTGCCTGGGATTCATGCAAATATTGATATTCCAGCTGAACTGGAACGCTTTCCAAATGTTGTATTCCACTATGGGAGGCCGCTTGGTGTTGATGACATTATGGGCGAAATTCTTGCGGACAGACTGGCTGAGGCTGGTTTTGGCGGACTGGAGGATGAAACAGTGCTGCTGGTGGGGCATGGAAGCAGAGTCCCTGAGGCTGGAGTTGAATTTGAAAAACTAGCATCAGGTTTAGCTGAGAAAATCGCTTGCAGGGTTCACACTGCCTTCGTCACTACACCTGTTTTCTATCATGAAGCGGCGGCAAAATTAGTAGATCAAAAGATTTACATTCTTCCTTACTTCTTGTTTTCTGGGGGTTATACCGTCAAAATGAAGAGAGAACTAGATGTTGTGAGTGGAGATATTATTTTTTGCGAACCGGTTGGTTTCGATGAAAGTTTAATTCCGCTTATTGAAAAACGAGCAGCTGAGGTGGTAGCGCATGAATTCAAATTATCCAATTATGTTACGGCTTGAAGGGAAACTAGTAGTGGTCGTTGGCGGTGGCAGGGTGGCTGAGCGGAAGATAAGTGGCCTGCTGGCATCAGGGGCTCTTGTAGTGGTGGTCAGTCCAGAAACGACGGGCGAATTACAAAGGCTCTCTAGTGCTGGAAAAATCGAATGGGTGCAAAGGCCGTTTTTGCAGGAGGATTTGAAAGGCGCGTTTATGATATTTGCAACAACAAATAATACGGTTTTAAACAAACTGGTAAAAGATTCAGCCGAGCCCCACCAGCTCGTTACGGTGGCAGATGATCCAGATGGCTCGGACTTTCATCTGCCGTCGTCTTTTCATCGTGGCCGTTTGACTATTGCGGTTTCTACTGGCGGTGCAAGTCCTACTCTTGCGAGGAAGATTCGTGAGGAGCTGGAGCAGGAGTTTGATGAAACGTATAAAGACTACCTCGAATTTCTTTTTATGAAGCGGAAGTGGATTATTGCGGAAGTAGCAAATGCCGATTTAAAAAGCAAACTGTTAACAGCAATCGTTAGTGACGAGTTTCTAAACAGCCACGATCGTGAGGGCGATTTTCAGAGGTTATATGAAGGAATGATTTAAAAGCGATACCTGTTTGAAGGTTTCGCTTTTTTGAAGTGTCTTTTAGAAAGATTCTACGTAGGTGTTCCGAGTAAAAAAGAGAGCAAACATCGATGCAGAAGAGTTCTACGTAGGTTTTCCGCTTAAAAAAGAGAGCAAACATCGATGTAGAGTGGTTCTACGTAGGCATTCCGAGTAAAAAAGAGAGTAAACATCGATGTAGAAGTGTCTTACGTAGGTTTTCCCAAAAAAAAAGAAGTAGAAGGGGATCTACGTCTTTTTGAATACCCTAATCATTGTTATGAATACAACATCCCCATTAGTGAACTCCTTTTCCTTCACAAACCCAAGTTTTTCGTAAAGATAGATAGCACGGCCGTTAAACACTGCCACTGTTAAACGTAACGGGGCATCGCCGTAACGCCCTTTAATATAATTTAGAATAAATGTTAAAAATGTAAGTCCCCGCCCTTGACCTGTAAACACCGGGTTCATCCCAATACCCACATCAATGAAACCTTTGGGATAGGCCCCAAAATCATTACCAATCGGTACCTGAGCGGATTCTCCAATGCAGAAAAATCCAAATATCTCATCTTGTTCATCTAAGACAGCTGAATAGGAATGATTCATCATTTCCCGTACAGCATCCACGCTAAACTCATTATTATAAAAATCATAAGGTGCCTCGTATTTCCAACTTAATATTTCCTCAGCGAAAATTTCATCCATTTCATTTACATATAACAGCATAATACCCCTCCAAAGACTTTAATAGGTAAAAATAACTAACTGAACTCAATAAGCTATATCAAGAATTTTATAAGTTTAATTATATAGGGACAGGGGAATTTTACCTATTTTTATAAAATTTTCAGAAAAGTAGTTCCTTTTTTAAGAAGTGTGTTATATAATACAAAACGAAGATATTAACTGTATTATAACAAAGAGGTGATCGAGTTCATGTCGACCCAAACGACAGGTATTGAAGTGGTTGGGGCATTGAAAGCTCAGTATGAAGAGATTTTAACACCAGAGGCTTTAAATTTTATTGAAGAGCTGGAGAAAAAATTTGGCGAGCGAAGAGTTGAACTGTTACAGTACAGGCAAAAACGCCAAGAGGAAATTGATAACGGAAAAATGCCGGATTTTCTTTCTGAAACCAAGAATATTCGTAACGGGGACTGGACGGTTGCGCCGCTGCCAAATGACCTCCAAGACCGCCGGGTAGAAATTACCGGACCGACTGATCGTAAAATGGTCATCAATGCTCTCAATTCAGGTGCAAAATTGTTTATGGCTGATTTTGAGGATGCCACGTCACCAACATGGGAAAATGCTATCGAAGGACAAATCAACTTAAGGGATGCAGTAAATCGGACGATTTCGTTTGAAAATCCTAATGGAAAGAAATATGTGCTAAATGAAGAAACAGCAGTGCTGATCCCAAGACCGCGCGGACTGCACCTGGAAGAAAAGCATGTGTTATTAGATGGCAAGCCTATCTCAGGAAGCTTTTTCGACTTTGGGATGTATTTTTTCCATAATGTAAAAAATCTGCTGGCAGGAGGCACAGGTCCATATTTCTACCTCCCAAAACTTGAAAGCCATTTAGAAGCACGACTGTGGAATGATGTATTTGTTTTTGCACAGGAAAAGCTTGGAGTTGCTCAAGGAACCGTCAAAGCAACGGTATTAATTGAAACAATCATGGCTGCGTTTGAAATGGATGAGATTCTTTATGAGTTAAAGGAGCACTCAGCAGGTTTGAACTGCGGCAGATGGGATTATATTTTCAGCTTTATTAAAAAGCTGCGTAACCAAGAGGATGTCATTTTACCAGATCGTTCTCAAGTCACGATGACTTCACCGTTTATGCGTTCTTATTCGCTGCTGACGATTCAGACATGTCACCGCCGTAAAGCACCGGCAATGGGTGGAATGGCTGCGCAAATTCCGGTGAAAAATAACCCGCAGGCAAATGAAGAAGCATTCGCCAAAGTCCGAGCTGATAAAGAGCGGGAAGCACGCGACGGTCATGACGGAACATGGGTAGCACATCCAGGGCTTGTGCCGGTGGCAATGGAAGTATTCAATCGCGAAATGCCAACGCCAAATCAAATTCACACCGCAAAACAGCAGAAAATAACCATCACAGCAAAAGACCTGCTTGAGGTGCCAGGCGGAACCATCACAGATGAAGGTGTCCGTACGAATATCAATGTGGGCATTCAATATGTCGCTTCCTGGCTTTCTGGCAGAGGGGCAGCACCTATCAATAATTTAATGGAGGATGCGGCAACCGCTGAAATTTCAAGGGCCCAGCTTTGGCAATGGATCCGCCACCCGAAAGGCGTACTAGATGACGGCAGAAAAGTAACCGTGGAAATGTATAAGCAATTAAAGGTCGAGGAATTGGAAAAAATCAAACAGGAAATCGGTGCGCAAGCCTTTGAGAATGGCCGATTTAACGAAGCAGTTCAACTGTATGACAAGTTAATCTTAAATGATAAGTTTGTTGATTTCTTAACATTGCCTGGATATGAGCAATTATAAAAATATTTTAATAGATTAATAGGAGGAATTTTAACATGACAGATTTAAGAGTTGAACAATTGCAGGAAAGCTGGGAAATGGATAGTCGTTGGAAGGGAATTACAAGACCGTACACATCTGAGGATGTTATCAAGCTGCGTGGTTCAATTGATATTGAACATACTTTGGCTCGTAAAGGATCTGAAAAGCTATGGAAGCTGTTAAATGAAGAAGACTATATTAATGCCCTTGGTGCCTTAACAGGAAATCAAGCTGTTCAGCAAGTAAAAGCTGGTTTGAAAGCTATTTACTTAAGCGGATGGCAGGTTGCGGCAGATGCCAACCTTTCTGGACATATGTATCCGGACCAAAGCTTGTACCCAGCAAACAGTGTCCCAAGTGTTGTTAAGCGAATTAACCAGGCACTTCAGCGCGCTGACCAAATCACCCATTCAGAAGGTGACAACTCAATTGATTGGTTTGCTCCGATTGTCGCCGATGCTGAAGCAGGCTTTGGCGGCCAGTTAAACTGCTTCGAACTGATGAAAGGCATGATTGAAGCAGGCGCTTCAGGCGTTCATTTTGAAGACCAGCTCTCATCCGAGAAAAAATGCGGTCACTTGGGCGGTAAAGTATTGCTGCCAACGCAAACGGCGGTTCGTAACTTGATTGCGGCACGTCTTGCAGCAGACGTAATGGGTGTTCCAACGGTATTAGTTGCCAGGACTGATGCAA
The DNA window shown above is from Neobacillus sp. WH10 and carries:
- a CDS encoding sirohydrochlorin chelatase, with translation MEAIIYLAHGSKREAANGKFIDFIQKVMQQSSAAIQAYGFLEHAEPLAAQAIETCIEQGASDITVVPVFLLPGIHANIDIPAELERFPNVVFHYGRPLGVDDIMGEILADRLAEAGFGGLEDETVLLVGHGSRVPEAGVEFEKLASGLAEKIACRVHTAFVTTPVFYHEAAAKLVDQKIYILPYFLFSGGYTVKMKRELDVVSGDIIFCEPVGFDESLIPLIEKRAAEVVAHEFKLSNYVTA
- a CDS encoding NAD(P)-dependent oxidoreductase, which codes for MLRLEGKLVVVVGGGRVAERKISGLLASGALVVVVSPETTGELQRLSSAGKIEWVQRPFLQEDLKGAFMIFATTNNTVLNKLVKDSAEPHQLVTVADDPDGSDFHLPSSFHRGRLTIAVSTGGASPTLARKIREELEQEFDETYKDYLEFLFMKRKWIIAEVANADLKSKLLTAIVSDEFLNSHDREGDFQRLYEGMI
- a CDS encoding GNAT family protein encodes the protein MLLYVNEMDEIFAEEILSWKYEAPYDFYNNEFSVDAVREMMNHSYSAVLDEQDEIFGFFCIGESAQVPIGNDFGAYPKGFIDVGIGMNPVFTGQGRGLTFLTFILNYIKGRYGDAPLRLTVAVFNGRAIYLYEKLGFVKEKEFTNGDVVFITMIRVFKKT
- the aceB gene encoding malate synthase A is translated as MSTQTTGIEVVGALKAQYEEILTPEALNFIEELEKKFGERRVELLQYRQKRQEEIDNGKMPDFLSETKNIRNGDWTVAPLPNDLQDRRVEITGPTDRKMVINALNSGAKLFMADFEDATSPTWENAIEGQINLRDAVNRTISFENPNGKKYVLNEETAVLIPRPRGLHLEEKHVLLDGKPISGSFFDFGMYFFHNVKNLLAGGTGPYFYLPKLESHLEARLWNDVFVFAQEKLGVAQGTVKATVLIETIMAAFEMDEILYELKEHSAGLNCGRWDYIFSFIKKLRNQEDVILPDRSQVTMTSPFMRSYSLLTIQTCHRRKAPAMGGMAAQIPVKNNPQANEEAFAKVRADKEREARDGHDGTWVAHPGLVPVAMEVFNREMPTPNQIHTAKQQKITITAKDLLEVPGGTITDEGVRTNINVGIQYVASWLSGRGAAPINNLMEDAATAEISRAQLWQWIRHPKGVLDDGRKVTVEMYKQLKVEELEKIKQEIGAQAFENGRFNEAVQLYDKLILNDKFVDFLTLPGYEQL
- the aceA gene encoding isocitrate lyase — its product is MTDLRVEQLQESWEMDSRWKGITRPYTSEDVIKLRGSIDIEHTLARKGSEKLWKLLNEEDYINALGALTGNQAVQQVKAGLKAIYLSGWQVAADANLSGHMYPDQSLYPANSVPSVVKRINQALQRADQITHSEGDNSIDWFAPIVADAEAGFGGQLNCFELMKGMIEAGASGVHFEDQLSSEKKCGHLGGKVLLPTQTAVRNLIAARLAADVMGVPTVLVARTDANAADLITSDIDMNDAPFITGERTTEGFFRVNAGIEQAIARGLAYAPYADLIWCETSEPNIEEARQFAEAIHEQFPGKLLAYNCSPSFNWKKKLDQETIAKFQQELGKMGYKFQFVTLAGFHALNHSMFELARGYKERGMAAYSELQQAEFDSEQYGYTATRHQREVGTGYFDQVSMVITGGTSSTTALKGSTEEAQFTGSAKK